TTCAGCACCGAAACCACAATAATAATTGCCATGGTTCCAACAATAACACCAGCCATCGAAATTCCAGATATTATGTTAATAATGTTCTGTTTTTTCCTGGAAATAAGGTATCGTTTTGCTATAAAAAATGGTAAATTCAATAGGATAAAGTTTGAACTTTTAACGTTGAAATGCCATTAATATTGGAGGTATTAATCCAATAATTTGTCAATTTTTTCGATGTAATCAAGACTATCGTCAATGTAGAATTCCAGATTTGGAATAACTCGTAAACTTTTACCCACTTTTCGGCCCAGCTCGCCGCGCAATTGTTTGTTAATTGCAGTTAGATCTTTTAAAATTTCTTCGGCAAATTCAGATGGGAAAATGCTTAAATATACCCGTGCAATTCCAAGATCTTTGGTAATCCGCACAACGCTAACACTGATAAGTTTTCCGGTAAAATGTGTTTTGTTGATCTTTAAAAGAATGTCGGCCATTTCGCGTTGAATCAGCCTTGCAATTTTATTCTGTCGTGTACTGTATTGTTCCATTACTGCGTTTTATAAGCTGCAAAATTACGCAAAAACCTTCAGAGTAACACGATATCAGTTTACTGATGCATTTTTAAACGCCTTCCGTAAATCTTCGTTGGGTTTAATAATGTTGTAGTTTTCCCAGTATTTTTCGTCGAACTTACCAAGTTTTTCAACAAAAATGTCTTGTTTGGTAAACTTCTCATCTTTGGTAAAACGTTTTAAATCAGTGTTTTCAATGTTTGTAATTAGCAAATCAGAAACGCTGTGAAATTCCGATTTTAGTTTATCGCGCTTACTGCGAACCTTAAATTTTACCGATGCCTGTGCCGATGCCAGTTGCCATTTTCCCTGGTATTGTTGAAAAGAAACGGTGT
The sequence above is a segment of the uncultured Draconibacterium sp. genome. Coding sequences within it:
- the rbfA gene encoding 30S ribosome-binding factor RbfA; protein product: MEQYSTRQNKIARLIQREMADILLKINKTHFTGKLISVSVVRITKDLGIARVYLSIFPSEFAEEILKDLTAINKQLRGELGRKVGKSLRVIPNLEFYIDDSLDYIEKIDKLLD